Part of the Streptomyces sp. NBC_01353 genome, CGAGCCAGCCCTCGTCACGCGCCATGACGGACGCGATGCGCAGGGCGTAGCACTTCTTGCCGAGCAGGGCGTTGCCGCCGTAGCCGGAGCCGTACGACCAGATCTCACGGGTCTCGGGGAAGTGCGAGATGTACTTGGTGGAGTTGCAGGGCCACGGCACGTCCTCCTGGCCCTCTTCCAGGGGGGCGCCCAGCGTGTGGACGGCCTTCACGAAGAAGCCGTCGGTGCCGAGCTCGTCGAGGACGGCCTGTCCCATGCGGGTCATGGTGCGCATGGAGACGGCGACGTACGCGGAGTCGGTGATCTCGACGCCGATGGCGGAGAGCGGCGAGCCGACCGGGCCCATGCAGAAGGGCACGACGTACATGGTGCGGCCACGCATCGAGCCCTGGAAGATGCCCTTTTCGCCCGCGAAGATCTCCTTCATCTCCGCCGGGGCCTTCCAGTGGTTGGTCGGGCCCGCGTCCTCCTCCTTCTCGGAGCAGATGAAGGTCCGGTCCTCGACGCGTGCGACGTCGGTCGGGTCGGAGGCGGCGTAGTACGAGTTCGGTCGCTTGATCGGGTCAAGCTTCTTGAACGTGCCCTTGGCGACGAGCTCCTCGCAGAGGCGCTCGTACTCGGCCTCGGATCCGTCGCACCAGACCACGGCGTCCGGCTGCGTGATCGCCGCGATCTCGTTCACCCAGGAGATCAGCTCCTGGTGCTTGGTCGGAAGGGTGGTGGGAGCCGCGTTCTCGCGCGCCACGATTGCTCCTTGATGAGGGGTTTTTAGATGTCTGCCCCGTGGGGGCTGCGACCCGGATGCGTCGTAGCTGCTCATCCGGTGCCGACCGCACTCATTTGATCATCCGACGCATACGCCCATATGTCCAGAGGGCCGCACACGTGAGCATCGCCACTCGTAGCCGGGACCTACGGGGGCGTAGGTAGCATTCGGCTCATGACTTCAGCCGTGCCGGACGTGCCCCGGACAGAGCACACCTCGTCCCACCCGCATCTGCTGAAGCCCAGGCTCAGAGGCTGGCTGCACGCGGGGATGTTCCCGGCGGTGATCGTCGCGGGTCTCACCCTCGTCGCGCTCTCCGACTCGCCGCGAGCCCGGATCGCCTGCGGGATCTACGTCCTCACCGCCTGCCTGCTCTTCGGCATCAGCGCGCTGTACCACCGCGGCAACTGGGGTCCGCGCGGCGAGGCCATCCTGCGACGTCTGGACCACGCCAACATCTTTCTGATCATCGCGGGCACCTATACCCCGCTCACGCTGCTGCTTCTCCCCGATTCCACCGGGCGGCCGCTCATGTGGGCGGTCTGGGCCGCCGCCACGGCCGGCATCGCCTTCCGGGTCTTCTGGGTCGGCGCCCCCCGCTGGCTGTACACGCCCTGCTACATCGCGATGGGCTGGGCCGCCGTCTTCTTCCTGCCCGACTTCATGCGGGCCGGCGGCATCGCCGTCCTCGTCCTCGTCATCGTCGGCGGACTGCTCTACAGCGCGGGCGGCGTGATCTACGGCATGAAGCGGCCGAACCCGTCCCCGCGCTGGTTCGGCTTCCACGAGGTCTTCCACTCGCTGACCCTGGCGGCCTTCATCGTCCACTACGTCGGCATCTCGCTGGTCGCCTACCAGCACGCGTGAGCCCCACAATGGCGGCCATGGCAGCCGATCCGACCCCTCCGCCCAGCCTGCGCGAACGCAAGAAGCTCAGGACCCGCGCCGCGATCCGGAAGGCCACCTACCGGCTCGTCGCCGAGCAGGGGTACGAAGCGGCCACCGTGGAACGCATCGCGGCGGCCGCCGACGTCTCCCCCTCCACCGTGGTGCGCTACTTCCCGGTCAAGGAGGACATCCTCCTCACCGACGAGAGCGACGCCGTCCTCGACGCCCGGCTTCGGGCCCGGCCCGCCGACGAGGAGCCGCTGGAGTCCCTGCGCGCCGTCGTCCTCGACGCGGTCGCGACGGCGTTCGCCGACGAGCCGGAGGAGACCCGGCTGCGCGCCCGCGTCATGGTCGAGGTCCCGGCCGTACGGGCCCGGCTCACCGAGACCGCCGCCGAGACCGCGCAGCTGCTGGCCCGCGCCCTCGCCGAGCGCACCGGCCGCGAACCCGACGACCTGGAGGTACGGGTCTTCACGGCGGCGGTCCTGGGCGCCCTGCGCGAGGCGACCGTCTACTGGGCCGAACGCGGACAGACCGACGACCTGGTCCGCCTTCTCGACCGGACCGTCGACACCCTCAAGGGCGGCCTGTCGCTCCGAGCGCTCCCCTGACGACCCGCCCCGACTCCGGATTGTCCGGACACCCCCACACCCCGTGCGGGCAGTAGTCCGTGAACGTCTGGTAGACCGGCCGGTGCCGCGTGAACCAGTCGAGCATCCCCCGTACGTACGCCGGATTGTCGCCGTTGCGGAAGAGACCCCACTCCGGGTACGAGACGGGCTTGCCGTGCTCGGCCGCGAAGCGCACATGGTGCGCGAGCCCGAAGTCCTCGGTGACCTGCTCCTCGAAGGAGAGCCCTTCGGGCTGGTCGTAGGCGTCGAGCCCGACGATGTCGACATACGCGTCACCCGGGTAGCAGCGCGTCCACTCCACCGCGTCACGCCCCCGGCTCGCGGTGAAGTCGAATCGGAACCGCTGCCCGGGCACCGCGCGCAGCACGTCCACGACCCGCCGCCAGTACGCCTTCCAGCTCTCCGGGTCCGGTCCGCACCGGTGGCTGTAGGTGGTGCCGTTCATCTCCCAGCCGAGGACGAGCACGGCGTCGGAGAGCCGGTTCTCGACGAGCCGCTCCCCCAGGGTCCGGAAGTGACCGTCGTACGACCCCGCCGCCCCGCGCCGCAGCCCGGCCCTGACCTCGGCGTCCGCCAGCCCCTCCTCGTTCCGGTCGAGCAGCGGCACGTTCAGGACGAAGAGCCGCCCCGGCCGCTCCTCCTTCCACCGCGCCCACGGCTCGAAGAGCGCGGGATGGCCCTCGATGTTGGACCAGCGATCGCCGGGAAGATAGGTGTGTCCGACGGTCAGCGACGCGCCGCCGAGCCAGCGCTGCACCTCGGCGATCCGCCGCACGCCCGCCTCGTCGGAGCCGGTGAAGAAGCCGGACGGCACCGTCACCGGCGCCGGGTCGGGCGCGACCTGCTCCGCGAGATGCCGGGAGCCCGGCGCGATGCGGTCGTCGGGCAGGACGAGCGCGAGAGCGGCCGCGAGCAGCACGATCAGTGCAGCCCGCGGCCAGGAGGGGAGGGTCACGTCAGCTGGTCCAGAAGTCCCACCATCGGGTCAGGATCAGCATCCCGATGATCCCGATGTGCAGGACGGGCAGCGCGAAGGTGAAGTCCTCGAAGAACCCCTTCACGGCGGCGGGCGCGGGCAGCACACCCGTGCGGACGTTGTGCGAGGTCACGTACCAGAACATGACGATCGTGGCGGTCCAGGCCAGGCAGCACCAGAGGCAGAGCGCGTTGATCTCGTACAGCGACTGGTGCATCAGCCACGTGCAGAACCCGACGCCGAACAGCATCCCGGCGTTCAGGCCGAGCCAGAACCAGCCGCGGTAGCGGGCACCGGCGAAGACCCCGGCGCCGATGGCGACGACCATCCCGTACGTCACGAGACCGAGCATCGGGTTCGGGAAGCCGAACACCGCCGCCTGCTCGCTCTTCATGATGTTGCCGCAGGACACGACCGGGTTGAGGCTGCAGCCCGGCTGGAAGTTCGGGTCCTCCAGGAGCTTGAACTTGTCGATCGTGATGACCCAGGCGGCCAGCACCCCGGCCGCCCCGGTGATCATCAGCAGCAGACCGAGGGCCCGGCTCGCGCCGATCGTCCCGGCCTCCTCCCGGGCCTCCTCCTGCCGCTGCCCCGGCACCCCGCCCCGTACGTTGACCGTCGCCATGACGTGCCCCCTCTCCGCTCAGCCCTGCAGCCGCCGGACGGGCAGCAGAAGGTGCGCCGCGGCCCCCACGACCTGGTCGTCGGTGACGAAGGACTTCAGCCGCTCCGGCGTGACCGCCTCTCCGGGCACCGCGTCGGGCCAGGGGCGTACGGAGCAGATGAGGTAGGCGTGCCCGGTCTCGTGCGCGGCCGCCTCCCACTCCGGCGGGACCGGGATCTGCACCTTCATGAAGGGCAGGGTGAGCACGGCCCGCTGGGCCTCGACGAGCAGATGGGCACCGGTCGCCCGCTCCACCGAGGTGTCGACGACCCGGTCCCCGAGCGGCGCGCCCATGCCTTCGAGGGCTGCCCGCATCGCCTCTTCGCCGGCTTCGGGGCCGTCGCGGCCGTCCCCGAGCGAATACACCATCAGAAAGGGAGTGACGGGCGTATCGGCGGTGGGCCCGATGGTCCACGGAACGACGGTGAGCGTCCCGAAGGGGGATTCGCTGCGCGCCGAGGAAACGACATTGGAAGAGGTCATGAATCCGGATGCTAGTGGTCGAACAGCCGTCACCCCGGACCGAATTCACTCGATCGGCCGACATTCATCCCGCTGGCATGTCGCTCGCAACGAAGTCGGGTTTCCATCGTTGTGCCCTGAGGGCTCTCCCCACCTTCGGCGGGGGGACCCCAGCCGACATCAGGAGATCGCTCATGATCGTCCCGCGCCGCGTCGCACTGCGGTCCCTCTTCACCTTGACCGTCGCCGCGTTCACCGGCGGCGCGCTGGCCCGTATCGCCACCGCGCCTCGCCGACCAGCCGTCGCCTCGGGCGACACGTTCGACGAGATGTACGGGGGCCGCCGTATCCAGGCCCGCCCCACCCCCGCGGGGGTGCCGGAGGTCCTCGTCGACGGCCGGCCGCTGCATCTGATGCGCTGCGCGGACGGCGGCTATCTCACCCCGATCGACCATTACCAGACCTATCCGACGCCGCTGGCGGCCACCCGCGCGGCCGTGGACGAGCTGGGGTCCGCCCCGCTGAGCCGCTTCGCCGCCGCCCACGGTGTCCACCCGGGAGGGAGCTCGCGTGGCGTACACACGTAAGAACCAGCGCGATCTGACGGGCGCCGAGCGGCGGAAGTTCGTCGCCGCGGTCCTGGAGCTCAAGCGGACGGGAGCGTACGACGACTTCGTCCGTACGCACATCGACTACTACGTCGCCGACGGGGACGACCGTCTGCGCGTCGCTCATATGACGCCCAGCTTCCTGCCCTGGCACCGCAAGTTCCTGCTGGAGTTCGAGCGGGCGCTGCGCGGGATCGACCCGTCGGTCACCGTGCCGTACTGGGACTGGACCCGGGACAACACCCCGGCGGCCTCGCTGTGGAGCGAGGACTTCATGGGCGGCAACGGGAGGCGCAGCGACCTCCAGGTGACGACCGGCCCCTTCGCCTACGCGGGCGGCCGCTGGACCGTGAAGCACGGTATGACCGAGGGTCGCTTCCTGACCAGGGACTTCGGCCGTCCCGGGGACCCGATCACGCTGCCGACGAAGGCGCAGCTCGACGAGGTGATGCAGGAGACGGTGTACGACGTGGAGCCCTGGAACTCCACGAGCGAGTCGGGGTTCCGCAACCGTCTGGAGGGCTGGGCCCCGGGCCGCGGCAACGACCGCTTCCGTATCCACAACCGGGTGCACCGCTGGGTCGGCGGTCTGATGCTCGGTGGGGCCTCCGTGAACGACCCGGTCTTCTGGCTCCACCACTCGTTCGTCGATCTGCTCTGGTCGCGCTGGCAGCAGCGCAATCCGCGGGCCGGCTATGTGCCGGTGCACCCCCCGCAGCTGGGCGAGTCGCAGTACCGCCGGATCGCGGCCCGCGACGAGAAGATGGGCCCGTGGGGTGTCACCCCCGCCGAGATGCTCGACCACAGCGGGATCTACCGCTACGCCTGACGGTCCGCACCTGTCCGCGCACGGGAACGGAAGCGGCCCCCCGGCAGGTGTGCCGGGGGGCCGCTCCGTGCTGAGGGGTGATCAGCCGCCGTAGCCACCGTCGTGGTGACCGTCGACGTTCGCGCACTGGTTGCCGAACGCCGGGTTGATCAGGCCGATGACGGTCACGGTGTTGCCGCAGAGGTTGACCGGGATGTGGACCGGGACCTGCACGACGTTGCCGGAAGCGACACCGGGAGAGTGAGCGGCTACGGCCTCGGCGCCCGAGTCGGCGACGGCCATGCCGGCTCCGCTGAGGGCAACGGCACCCGTGCCGGCGAGGACAGCGGCAGCCTTCGCGATGCGAGACATCAAGAACTCCTTGAACGTGGAAAGGCGACCGCGAGAATGACGGCCGACATTCCCGTTCAACGCCGCAATGGCTCACGGGTCACGGCCTTTAGGCCGGACGGGACGGAAATGACGTGGGAAGGCCCGCAGACCACCGGGACGCCCACCGTCGGATACGGCGGAGCGAGCCTGTGGATCTGCGGGCCGCGGCCATGCGACAAGCCTTCTGTTGTAACGAGCAACGACCCCTCGGGTGGCGGGGAAGAATCGTGTCTTCACCAACCGGGTCATTGGTCGTACAAAAGACCGCCGTCAGGCCGTCGGCTGCGCCAGACCCGCCTGGGAATCCAGCGCTCCGCTCACCGCGGGAGTGAGGACGCCGATCTCCGGCACGGCGAGGTCCGGCAGTCCGAGCCGGTCGCCGCGCGGCGCGACGACGGCGTTGCCGACCGTCGCACCGGGGGTGGTCGCCTTCACGGGCGAGCTGGGGGTGGCGAACAGCGCCTTGCCGGGCTCGCTTCCCTCGATGACCTCGGGCAGCGGGGCGGCGACGAGGGTCTCCGGGATCGTGCTGGAGATCGGCACCCGCGGCAGGGTGACGTCCGGCAGGAGGCCGGACTGCCCCTCCTGGAAGCCGGTGGGCCCGCCCGGCACGGGCAGCGGGACGCCGGTGGCCACCGAGGGGGCGTCCATCGGGATCACCGGCTCCAGGCCCTGGAGCGGAACGATCACCGGCGCCTCGGCGGCGGCCGCGGGGGCGGCCATGGCCGCGGAGGCGAGAGCGGTCATGAGGATTCCCATGCCGGCTTGAGATCGCAGATT contains:
- a CDS encoding tyrosinase family protein, coding for MAYTRKNQRDLTGAERRKFVAAVLELKRTGAYDDFVRTHIDYYVADGDDRLRVAHMTPSFLPWHRKFLLEFERALRGIDPSVTVPYWDWTRDNTPAASLWSEDFMGGNGRRSDLQVTTGPFAYAGGRWTVKHGMTEGRFLTRDFGRPGDPITLPTKAQLDEVMQETVYDVEPWNSTSESGFRNRLEGWAPGRGNDRFRIHNRVHRWVGGLMLGGASVNDPVFWLHHSFVDLLWSRWQQRNPRAGYVPVHPPQLGESQYRRIAARDEKMGPWGVTPAEMLDHSGIYRYA
- a CDS encoding DUF5949 family protein gives rise to the protein MTSSNVVSSARSESPFGTLTVVPWTIGPTADTPVTPFLMVYSLGDGRDGPEAGEEAMRAALEGMGAPLGDRVVDTSVERATGAHLLVEAQRAVLTLPFMKVQIPVPPEWEAAAHETGHAYLICSVRPWPDAVPGEAVTPERLKSFVTDDQVVGAAAHLLLPVRRLQG
- a CDS encoding TetR family transcriptional regulator, producing the protein MAADPTPPPSLRERKKLRTRAAIRKATYRLVAEQGYEAATVERIAAAADVSPSTVVRYFPVKEDILLTDESDAVLDARLRARPADEEPLESLRAVVLDAVATAFADEPEETRLRARVMVEVPAVRARLTETAAETAQLLARALAERTGREPDDLEVRVFTAAVLGALREATVYWAERGQTDDLVRLLDRTVDTLKGGLSLRALP
- a CDS encoding chaplin, whose amino-acid sequence is MSRIAKAAAVLAGTGAVALSGAGMAVADSGAEAVAAHSPGVASGNVVQVPVHIPVNLCGNTVTVIGLINPAFGNQCANVDGHHDGGYGG
- a CDS encoding vitamin K epoxide reductase family protein — translated: MATVNVRGGVPGQRQEEAREEAGTIGASRALGLLLMITGAAGVLAAWVITIDKFKLLEDPNFQPGCSLNPVVSCGNIMKSEQAAVFGFPNPMLGLVTYGMVVAIGAGVFAGARYRGWFWLGLNAGMLFGVGFCTWLMHQSLYEINALCLWCCLAWTATIVMFWYVTSHNVRTGVLPAPAAVKGFFEDFTFALPVLHIGIIGMLILTRWWDFWTS
- a CDS encoding hemolysin III family protein, with product MTSAVPDVPRTEHTSSHPHLLKPRLRGWLHAGMFPAVIVAGLTLVALSDSPRARIACGIYVLTACLLFGISALYHRGNWGPRGEAILRRLDHANIFLIIAGTYTPLTLLLLPDSTGRPLMWAVWAAATAGIAFRVFWVGAPRWLYTPCYIAMGWAAVFFLPDFMRAGGIAVLVLVIVGGLLYSAGGVIYGMKRPNPSPRWFGFHEVFHSLTLAAFIVHYVGISLVAYQHA
- a CDS encoding glycosyl hydrolase, whose product is MTLPSWPRAALIVLLAAALALVLPDDRIAPGSRHLAEQVAPDPAPVTVPSGFFTGSDEAGVRRIAEVQRWLGGASLTVGHTYLPGDRWSNIEGHPALFEPWARWKEERPGRLFVLNVPLLDRNEEGLADAEVRAGLRRGAAGSYDGHFRTLGERLVENRLSDAVLVLGWEMNGTTYSHRCGPDPESWKAYWRRVVDVLRAVPGQRFRFDFTASRGRDAVEWTRCYPGDAYVDIVGLDAYDQPEGLSFEEQVTEDFGLAHHVRFAAEHGKPVSYPEWGLFRNGDNPAYVRGMLDWFTRHRPVYQTFTDYCPHGVWGCPDNPESGRVVRGALGATGRP
- a CDS encoding tyrosinase family oxidase copper chaperone, coding for MIVPRRVALRSLFTLTVAAFTGGALARIATAPRRPAVASGDTFDEMYGGRRIQARPTPAGVPEVLVDGRPLHLMRCADGGYLTPIDHYQTYPTPLAATRAAVDELGSAPLSRFAAAHGVHPGGSSRGVHT